A stretch of DNA from Spirosoma endbachense:
TTCTCGTTGATGATTTGCTGGAGCATTTGCTGAGGAGTTCCTTTCAGCGTTCCGTTAGCAGTCAGATACGTAGTAACATCGGCTGCCGGTACGGCTGCATCGGTCATTGATGCCCGAATTCCGGCTTCGAAAAAGCTCTGTGCACTACCAGGAGCGCTGTATAACAGTGCCGCTTCGGCCCGAATGAAATTGTACTCAGCAAACGTAAGTAACCGCGCCGGACTGTTACCACTAAACGTAATAGCGCCATCTTTCAAACTGCCATTGGCGTTGATCAGCGCCTGGTTCGGCGCAGAGGGCGTGCCGTATACATACTGATAGCTACGCGAGTAGTTTGCCGACGGATCGGGGTCGAGTGCGCTCGCGCCCTTATAGGCTGCAGGGCTTGAGTTGAACGGAAATGGAATGAAATAGGATGCCCGACGGGGATCATTCTTCGAATTCATCAAATCCACAATAAAGCGATGCGGGAAAAACTGGTTTTTGAACTGACCGTTTTCCATGCTGTAGAGTGGGTTCTGGCGCTGCGATTCTGACAGAAAAAGCATCTGGAAATTATCCGCATTGCTGGCCATGAATTTAGCGCCACTATTGATCAGTGCCGTAATTTGTGCCGATGTAAAGGCGGGATCTTTCGCCGAATAATGCAGAAAGATGCGCAGTTTCAGGGTATTGGCAAACTGAATCCATTTGGTTTGCGATGCGGCCCAGGTAGCACCACTGTAAATCGTGCTGTTTACGTTGGGCGACATGGTCGACGTGGTGGCACTGACGTCTTTAATGCCATCGTCGAGCAAACGAATCAGATCTTTATAGATCGCTTCGTCATCGTCAAACTTAGGATAGAAGTTAGCGCTATGACGACCTGCTTCTGAGTAGGGCGTATCGCCCCAGCTGTCGACAACGATCTGATAGACATAGGCTTTCAGGATCTTGCCAACTCCTGCGTAGTGTGGGCTATTTTCGGTTGTTGACTGAGCGATCATTAATTCCAGATCACTCACAATGGTCGAAAAGATAGTGCTCCACTGGCCGTTTACATCCGAATTGTTGATGTTATACCGCTCATATTCCTTAAAGGTGGCAAACCCCGTATTAGGCCCCTGTCCGCTGAATTGCTGCATCAGCAGCGTAGAGTAGCGCAACAGATCGCTGGCGCCCATGTAGCCGATGTTTACCGTAACGGATGGCAGCAATTGAGAGACTTGTACGCCCTTAATGTTATTTGGGTCGTCGTTTACATCCAGAAACGTACTGCAAGAGCTAAAGGCCAATCCAGTGGCAAGTACAGTTGTATAGAGTAACTTCTTCATGATGTCAATTTTTTGTGGGTTAGTCACGGTTAAAACGTTGCTCTCAGGCTGCCACCAATAGTCCGTGCAGTAGGTGTAATACCAAATTCAAGACCGCGTGCATTGCTGACCCCTAACAGGTTTTGTTCAGGATCGAGGTCTGGATAATTAGGTGCATAGATGAACAGGTTGCGACCATAAACCGACAATTGTAGGCCTTTAATAAAGTTCGACTTGCCCAGTATTGATGCGGGTAATTTGTAGGTAAGGTTGGCTTCGCGCAACTTCAGATAGGTAGCATCCAGTACATATCCTTCCCAGGCTACATACTTGCCTTGCAGACTGAAGTATTGCTGGGCCGTTACACCAATCGTGTTTTTCGTGCCATCGTCCAGAACACCATCGAACACATATGGCTTATTGGCGGTGCCATCGGCATTGAATCGGGGATATTTAGCAGTTTCTTCCGAAACACCGTTGATGCGCAAATCACCAATGGTGCGCGAAAGCTGGTCGCCTTTGTCTTTGTAATCAAACAGGAACGAAAGGCTGAAACCCTTGTAGTTGAAGGTATTGCTGAAGCCCATCGTGAACTTCGGGTTCGGATTGCCAACTGCCTGAACGTTGGTGGTTGGTTTAGGCAATCCATTGCTGCCAATGATCATTTGCCCCTGTGCGTTCCGCTGGTAGGCATTTGACCATATTTGTCCGTAAGGCTGACCGGGAACCAACTGAATATTAGGCGATGTAAAACCACCGATCGAGATATTGGCTACACCGGGAGCCAGTTCTTCAACAATTGATTTGAAACTGGTAAAGTTGAGTGAACTTTCCCAACTGAAGTTTTCCTTTTCGATAATATTGCCGGTGACCAGCAATTCAATCCCTTTGGTGGAAAGCTTACCCGCGTTGGTAGCCAGACTCGTAAAACCTGACGTAGAGGGAACCGGAACGGAGAAAATCAGATTCCGGCTATCCCGCCGGTAAACCGACCCATCAATACTGAGTCGTCCATTGAAAAAGGCCAGTTCAGCACCCAATTCAATTTCACGCGTAAATTCTGGTGTCAGGTTTGGATTCCCGGTACTGTTGTTGTACGTGTATCCAGCCAGGCCGTTGAACGGAAAGTTAACGGCGGTTGAGCCAAGACCGTCCGATGCGCTTGCTTTTCCGTAATACGTATTGATTACGTAGGGCGTCGCGCCTTTACCAACTTCACCGACGTTAGCCCGAATTTTGGCCGATGACAGGAACTTGGATTTGATGGAAGGGAATGCCTCGGTTGGCACAAAACTCACGGCAACCGCCGGATAGAAAATAGACTGATTACCCGGCGACAGGGTCGATGCAAAGTCATTCCGCGCTTTTGCATTCACCGAAAGCCAGGTTTTATAGTCGAAAACAACGTCACCAAAGAAGCCGACCGTTCGCTGTTTGGTAATAGCGGATGTTGGATTAAACGTCAAAAAGTTTTTAACGTTATCGAATCCGGCCACAACGATGCCTAACCCAATATCCTGAATAAAACTGTTGTAGTTGGAAATAATTTCATTCCCAACGGTGGCTGTCAGGTGCAGGTCGCTGGTGAGTTTCTTGTTCGCCGTTACGGTTAAGTACGAGTTCAGGTTCCGGGTTATTTCTGAGCGATCTAAAACACCACCTGCACCAGCCGAAGAGGTGTTGGCATTACTCCGAACGCCTTTGTCATCGAACCCTTTGGTAACGTAAGTGAATACGTCACTACCAACTTTCAGATCGGCCTGTAACCAATCTGTAATATCATATTTCAGGTTGATGTTGCCGTAAAACCGGTTTACTTCCTGATGGTTTTTAACGTGGTTGATGGCCCAGTAAGGCTGATCTTCTGCCGCAAACCAAAGCTGATTGCCTGCCGCATCCTGCGAAGGCATATTGGTTAAATCATAACTGCGTGGCGTATAAATACCCCGCCATAATGGGTTAGAGCCCTGATTGCCCGATTGGGTACGGTCAGAAACGTTATTGGTATACGTAAAAGCTGTCGCGATTCTGAACTTATTGGTCAGTTGGGTACCAGCATTTACGGTCAGGTTGTTTCGGCTTAATTTATTGTTCGGAATAAGCGCTGTTTCGTAAGCATTACCATACGATACCCGGTAGTCATATTTATCGCTGGCACCCGAAAAACTAAGATCGTTCTGCGACGAGATCGAGTTTTGCAGAATATCCCGAACATTATCTGGATACGCG
This window harbors:
- a CDS encoding SusD/RagB family nutrient-binding outer membrane lipoprotein — encoded protein: MKKLLYTTVLATGLAFSSCSTFLDVNDDPNNIKGVQVSQLLPSVTVNIGYMGASDLLRYSTLLMQQFSGQGPNTGFATFKEYERYNINNSDVNGQWSTIFSTIVSDLELMIAQSTTENSPHYAGVGKILKAYVYQIVVDSWGDTPYSEAGRHSANFYPKFDDDEAIYKDLIRLLDDGIKDVSATTSTMSPNVNSTIYSGATWAASQTKWIQFANTLKLRIFLHYSAKDPAFTSAQITALINSGAKFMASNADNFQMLFLSESQRQNPLYSMENGQFKNQFFPHRFIVDLMNSKNDPRRASYFIPFPFNSSPAAYKGASALDPDPSANYSRSYQYVYGTPSAPNQALINANGSLKDGAITFSGNSPARLLTFAEYNFIRAEAALLYSAPGSAQSFFEAGIRASMTDAAVPAADVTTYLTANGTLKGTPQQMLQQIINEKYVANHAVLVEPWTDYRRTGYPALTPFKTPFAIYDEVPRSLFYAQSEISNNPNAKQKSTMLERVFWDTRK
- a CDS encoding SusC/RagA family TonB-linked outer membrane protein, which encodes MKQSLTTMRGFMVLLAACFCLLTERSGLAGTVSSFPKPADVEVTGTVTFKDDGTPLPGASVLLKGSPNVGTITDANGKFRINVPDDATLVVSYIGYIAQEIKLNGRSTLAVSLEADAQQLSEVVVTSFGIARDRKTLGYGVSEVKAEQITKAPTTDVTNSLAGKVAGVQVTGAGGGFAGSNVTIRGFSTFTGSNQPLYVVNGVPLDNSNGSGASNGSNSVNTGVVNSSRISDINPQDIESISVLKGAAATVLYGSRAASGVILITTKKGKKGTNKQISFSTNTAVGTISRFPKFQNQYAQGSNGTYANNVAGSWGPLIQGQTVTNWFGNPETLTAYPDNVRDILQNSISSQNDLSFSGASDKYDYRVSYGNAYETALIPNNKLSRNNLTVNAGTQLTNKFRIATAFTYTNNVSDRTQSGNQGSNPLWRGIYTPRSYDLTNMPSQDAAGNQLWFAAEDQPYWAINHVKNHQEVNRFYGNINLKYDITDWLQADLKVGSDVFTYVTKGFDDKGVRSNANTSSAGAGGVLDRSEITRNLNSYLTVTANKKLTSDLHLTATVGNEIISNYNSFIQDIGLGIVVAGFDNVKNFLTFNPTSAITKQRTVGFFGDVVFDYKTWLSVNAKARNDFASTLSPGNQSIFYPAVAVSFVPTEAFPSIKSKFLSSAKIRANVGEVGKGATPYVINTYYGKASASDGLGSTAVNFPFNGLAGYTYNNSTGNPNLTPEFTREIELGAELAFFNGRLSIDGSVYRRDSRNLIFSVPVPSTSGFTSLATNAGKLSTKGIELLVTGNIIEKENFSWESSLNFTSFKSIVEELAPGVANISIGGFTSPNIQLVPGQPYGQIWSNAYQRNAQGQMIIGSNGLPKPTTNVQAVGNPNPKFTMGFSNTFNYKGFSLSFLFDYKDKGDQLSRTIGDLRINGVSEETAKYPRFNADGTANKPYVFDGVLDDGTKNTIGVTAQQYFSLQGKYVAWEGYVLDATYLKLREANLTYKLPASILGKSNFIKGLQLSVYGRNLFIYAPNYPDLDPEQNLLGVSNARGLEFGITPTARTIGGSLRATF